A part of Amycolatopsis lurida genomic DNA contains:
- the glpR gene encoding gephyrin-like molybdotransferase receptor GlpR, whose protein sequence is MPSSVIIVALAAAWLVVLVPMVARKRQQVARTTDSALAARVVRSGSTRHEGPEEFAMAENTEPSVEDDLAELEAELDADLEDEAPEAEPLPQPSRTARPERERQATGYRPGRGGFDPEAADIAARAKYAFRQRIVIALLVLVVTTAAVAGFLTPTVWWANGVVDAVLIGYLVYLRRQVRIENEIRQRRLARFNSTRAPRRPAVGDDEIHESGESPEDIEVVATERPAVVERKPSPMSRLRRQAVVVDLDDEDPAFHELDEPGTRPFRRASGE, encoded by the coding sequence ATGCCCAGTTCGGTGATCATCGTCGCGCTCGCAGCGGCATGGCTCGTCGTTCTCGTGCCCATGGTCGCCCGCAAGCGCCAGCAGGTCGCACGGACGACGGACTCGGCCTTGGCGGCGCGAGTCGTGCGGAGCGGGAGCACACGCCACGAGGGACCGGAGGAGTTCGCGATGGCGGAAAACACGGAACCATCGGTAGAAGACGACCTGGCCGAACTCGAGGCGGAGCTCGACGCCGACCTCGAAGACGAGGCACCGGAGGCCGAGCCGCTTCCCCAGCCCTCGCGCACGGCCCGGCCCGAAAGAGAACGCCAAGCCACCGGCTACCGGCCCGGCCGGGGCGGATTCGACCCGGAGGCGGCGGACATCGCCGCGCGCGCCAAATACGCGTTCCGGCAGCGGATCGTCATCGCCCTCCTGGTGCTGGTGGTCACCACCGCGGCCGTCGCCGGCTTCCTGACCCCGACGGTCTGGTGGGCCAACGGTGTCGTCGACGCCGTCCTCATCGGCTACCTCGTGTACCTGCGCCGCCAGGTCCGCATCGAGAACGAGATCCGGCAGCGCCGCCTCGCCCGCTTCAACAGCACCCGCGCCCCGCGCCGCCCGGCGGTCGGCGACGACGAAATCCACGAGTCCGGTGAGTCCCCCGAGGACATCGAGGTCGTCGCCACCGAACGCCCGGCCGTCGTGGAGCGCAAGCCGTCCCCGATGTCCCGCCTCCGGCGCCAGGCCGTCGTCGTCGACCTCGACGACGAGGACCCGGCCTTCCACGAGCTCGACGAGCCCGGGACCAGGCCTTTCCGCCGGGCCTCCGGAGAGTGA
- a CDS encoding 5-formyltetrahydrofolate cyclo-ligase, which produces MSKAEWRSRITAERRSLVSEVRVREAVALAATAARLPGEVVCAYVPFGTEPGSTTLLDQLVDQGKRVLLPIVPDTPGPLEWAAFEGPSSLGPGKLRGLLEPTGRRLGPDTLGTADVVLIPALAVDDEGIRLGRGAGYYDRSLSFAAPDAALIAVVRDAELVRELPAEPHDVRMTGVLTPERGLAPRPVID; this is translated from the coding sequence CTGAGCAAAGCGGAGTGGCGTTCCCGGATAACCGCCGAACGACGTTCGCTGGTGTCCGAAGTGCGAGTGCGGGAGGCGGTGGCGCTCGCCGCCACGGCCGCCCGGTTGCCGGGGGAGGTCGTGTGCGCCTACGTCCCCTTCGGTACCGAGCCGGGTTCGACAACGCTGCTTGATCAACTTGTCGACCAGGGGAAACGCGTGCTGCTGCCGATCGTCCCCGACACGCCGGGGCCGCTGGAATGGGCCGCGTTCGAGGGGCCGTCGAGTCTCGGGCCCGGCAAGCTGCGGGGTCTGCTCGAACCGACCGGGCGGCGCCTCGGTCCCGACACGCTGGGGACGGCCGATGTGGTGCTGATCCCCGCGCTCGCCGTCGACGACGAAGGAATTCGGCTCGGCCGGGGCGCCGGGTACTACGACCGGTCGCTCTCCTTCGCCGCGCCCGACGCCGCGCTGATCGCCGTCGTCCGCGACGCCGAACTCGTGCGGGAGTTGCCCGCGGAACCGCATGACGTCCGCATGACCGGGGTACTGACCCCGGAGCGCGGCCTGGCGCCGCGACCGGTAATAGACTGA
- a CDS encoding UTP--glucose-1-phosphate uridylyltransferase, which produces MSSDAHLSDQFAETLSKMRSAGAHAMELAALRRRLEQLSEPGAGQLPGSELEPLEDISRLVDLPEPNAEEGRRVLDRTAVLKLNGGLGTSMGLTGPKSLLEIKPGKTFLDVIAMQVLSIREKYSARLPLILMNSAGTRGPSLELLKKYPDLADDVIPADFLQGREPKITADGRPAEWPSNPELEWCPPGHGDIYIALAVSGMLETLLAEGIRWCFVSNADNLGALPDARIAAWLAKENIPFAMETVLGTAADRKGGHLARRAGRIVLRESAQVPDGDDSFGDVGKWRFYNTNNIWVDLERLKGLQDTDPAAPRLPLIVNRKTVDPADAASTPVIQLETAMGAAIGSVEGARAIEIPRTRFAPVKTTDDLLVVRSDAYVLDESGEMIPEFTTTPPVVSLSKEFYKLLPDFDARIPSAPSLKECSSLSVDGDVTFGKNVVVRGDVKITGSKTVPDGEVL; this is translated from the coding sequence ATGAGCTCTGACGCGCACCTGTCCGATCAGTTCGCCGAAACGCTGTCGAAAATGCGTTCCGCGGGGGCCCACGCCATGGAGCTGGCGGCCCTGCGGCGGCGCCTCGAGCAGTTGTCCGAACCCGGCGCCGGCCAATTGCCGGGCAGCGAACTCGAACCGCTCGAGGACATCAGCAGGCTCGTCGACCTGCCCGAGCCGAACGCCGAAGAAGGGCGCCGCGTCCTGGACCGCACCGCGGTTCTGAAGCTCAACGGCGGGCTCGGCACGAGCATGGGGCTCACCGGGCCGAAGTCGCTGCTGGAGATCAAACCGGGCAAGACGTTCCTCGACGTCATCGCCATGCAGGTGCTCTCCATCCGCGAGAAGTACAGCGCGCGGCTTCCGCTGATCCTGATGAATTCGGCGGGCACCCGCGGACCTTCGCTGGAGCTGCTGAAGAAGTACCCCGATCTCGCCGACGATGTCATCCCGGCCGACTTCCTGCAGGGCCGCGAGCCGAAGATCACCGCCGACGGCAGGCCCGCCGAATGGCCGTCGAACCCGGAACTCGAGTGGTGCCCGCCGGGGCACGGCGACATCTACATCGCGCTCGCGGTGAGCGGGATGCTCGAAACGCTGCTGGCGGAGGGCATCCGCTGGTGTTTCGTGTCCAACGCCGACAACCTCGGCGCGCTGCCGGACGCGCGGATCGCCGCGTGGCTGGCGAAGGAGAACATCCCGTTCGCGATGGAGACGGTGCTCGGCACGGCGGCCGACCGCAAGGGCGGGCACCTCGCGCGGCGCGCGGGCCGGATCGTCCTGCGGGAATCCGCGCAGGTCCCCGATGGCGACGACTCGTTCGGCGACGTCGGCAAGTGGCGGTTCTACAACACCAACAACATCTGGGTCGACCTCGAACGGCTGAAGGGGCTCCAGGACACCGACCCGGCCGCGCCGCGGCTGCCGCTGATCGTGAACCGGAAGACCGTCGATCCGGCCGACGCGGCCAGCACGCCGGTGATCCAGCTCGAAACGGCGATGGGCGCGGCGATCGGCTCCGTCGAGGGCGCGCGGGCCATCGAAATCCCGCGGACCCGGTTCGCGCCGGTCAAGACCACCGACGACCTGCTCGTCGTCCGGTCCGACGCGTACGTGCTCGACGAGAGCGGGGAGATGATCCCGGAGTTCACCACCACCCCGCCGGTCGTGTCGCTGAGCAAGGAGTTCTACAAGCTCCTGCCGGACTTCGACGCGCGTATCCCTTCCGCGCCTTCGCTGAAGGAGTGCTCGAGCCTCTCGGTGGACGGTGACGTCACCTTCGGGAAGAACGTCGTCGTCCGCGGAGACGTGAAGATCACCGGGTCGAAAACCGTTCCGGACGGCGAAGTCCTCTAG
- a CDS encoding GNAT family N-acetyltransferase, translating into MGAPISGVAYPIESRHPGWPAKLGPLRVPAGILAVRPVRLRDAGDWSRVRLRDREHLEMWEPTGVGPWPDRNAYWSWPSQWLALRGLARRGQCLPFTITVDGRFAGQITVGNVIRASLRSAWIGYWVSSDIVRGGVATGAVALVTDHVFDFGGLHRLEATVRPENTPSLRVLAKAGYRQEGLFERYLDVAGGWRDHFCYAVTKEETGDGLVSRLVAKGLAERV; encoded by the coding sequence ATGGGCGCACCGATTTCCGGCGTCGCGTATCCGATCGAGAGCAGGCATCCGGGGTGGCCCGCGAAGCTGGGCCCGCTCCGGGTGCCCGCCGGGATCCTCGCCGTCCGGCCGGTCCGGTTGCGGGACGCCGGCGACTGGAGCCGCGTCCGGCTGCGGGATCGCGAACACCTCGAAATGTGGGAACCGACCGGCGTCGGACCGTGGCCGGATCGCAATGCGTACTGGTCGTGGCCGTCCCAGTGGCTGGCCTTGCGCGGCCTCGCCAGGCGCGGGCAATGCCTCCCGTTCACCATCACGGTGGATGGACGCTTCGCCGGACAGATCACTGTGGGTAACGTCATCCGGGCGTCGCTCCGATCCGCCTGGATCGGCTACTGGGTGTCGTCGGACATCGTCCGCGGCGGTGTCGCCACCGGCGCCGTCGCCCTCGTCACCGACCATGTCTTCGACTTCGGCGGGCTGCACCGGCTGGAGGCGACCGTCCGCCCCGAAAACACCCCCAGCCTGCGGGTTCTCGCCAAAGCGGGCTATCGGCAAGAGGGTCTTTTCGAGCGCTATCTCGATGTCGCCGGCGGCTGGCGGGACCATTTCTGCTACGCCGTCACCAAGGAGGAGACCGGTGACGGACTGGTCTCACGGCTCGTCGCGAAGGGCCTCGCGGAGCGCGTTTGA
- a CDS encoding teichoic acid biosynthesis protein C, giving the protein MSEQVPPDLPRSPFSRRSLLRAGGGLAATTALLGTGAVFAGPASAAVPASKRFDLTQPSYDEFRSKILHESHHVMQGFTFDNQNVRIFIVNARNGGTGDDLCVTQVNFSGEIQGSMHLNNAGHGVSIGVEPVGTDSYIWMECDSDGPTGTGRGTALARFKFVNGGTPSVKKFLTGSDTITCATDPINKRIAVRRKEGGKMFYSVYPLASAAAGNFSSPLAHFAQPALSTVPVTFQGYAIYGQYLYTLDGEGHADPADINSYVTCIDMNTGTVKSRALTRAGKSLVFREPEGLGIYRSLAGETRLYMGFGSRSSMENINRYANLFYKNVLID; this is encoded by the coding sequence ATGTCCGAGCAGGTGCCCCCGGATCTTCCCCGATCCCCGTTCTCCCGACGTTCGCTGCTGCGCGCCGGCGGTGGTCTCGCCGCGACGACGGCACTGCTCGGCACGGGCGCGGTGTTCGCCGGGCCGGCTTCGGCCGCGGTGCCGGCGTCCAAGCGGTTCGACCTCACCCAGCCGTCCTACGACGAGTTCCGCAGCAAGATCCTGCACGAGTCGCACCACGTGATGCAGGGCTTCACCTTCGACAACCAGAATGTGCGCATCTTCATCGTGAACGCCCGCAACGGCGGGACCGGGGACGACCTGTGTGTCACGCAGGTCAACTTCTCCGGCGAGATCCAGGGCTCGATGCATCTCAACAACGCCGGGCACGGGGTGTCGATCGGCGTCGAACCGGTGGGCACCGACTCCTACATCTGGATGGAATGCGACTCGGACGGGCCGACCGGCACCGGCCGCGGGACGGCGCTGGCGAGGTTCAAGTTCGTCAACGGTGGCACGCCGTCGGTGAAGAAGTTCCTCACCGGCAGCGACACGATCACCTGCGCCACCGACCCGATCAACAAGCGGATCGCGGTACGCCGCAAGGAAGGCGGGAAGATGTTCTACAGCGTCTACCCGCTCGCGTCCGCCGCCGCGGGCAACTTCAGCTCACCACTGGCGCATTTCGCTCAGCCCGCGCTGTCCACCGTGCCGGTGACCTTCCAAGGGTACGCCATCTACGGCCAGTATCTGTACACATTGGACGGTGAAGGACACGCCGATCCCGCCGACATCAACTCCTACGTCACGTGCATCGACATGAACACCGGCACGGTGAAGAGCCGCGCGCTGACCAGGGCGGGGAAGTCGCTGGTGTTCCGCGAGCCGGAGGGGCTCGGGATCTACCGCAGCCTGGCCGGGGAGACCCGGCTGTACATGGGTTTCGGGTCGCGCAGCAGCATGGAGAACATCAATCGCTACGCGAACCTCTTCTACAAGAACGTCCTCATCGACTGA
- the glp gene encoding gephyrin-like molybdotransferase Glp, producing MTEPIAEAAETEDAGQFRSVEDQIALTLDAAVRPRPVRVAISEAQGLLCAEEVVAEHALPGFDQAAVDGYAVRSVDVRAAGQEPVQLPVVGEIAAGSRQPRRLQPGQAVRVDTGAPLPTLADAVVPTAYTDGHQAKVTVHKSVPSAGYVRRTGEDVQIGDVAVRKGDTIGSAQVGLLAAVGRAKVLVYPRPRVSIVSVGDELVDIDRTPSVGQVYDVNSYALSAAARDAGAEVSRVGIVPGDPKRLREVVEGRLLMSEIVVVAGGAGGSAGDEVHAALSDLGHIDMTRVAMHPGSVQGFGRLGPDSVPTFLIPGNPMSALVVFEVLVRPLIRAARGTRNPHRRIVGARLLSPITSTKGRKGFLRGQLLRDEGNGEYLVQPLGTSGAHLLASLAEANCLINIDEDLTEVAAGEQVKVTFLAQRA from the coding sequence ATGACGGAGCCCATCGCCGAAGCGGCCGAGACCGAAGACGCGGGACAGTTCCGTTCCGTCGAGGATCAGATCGCGCTGACCCTGGACGCCGCGGTGCGCCCGCGCCCGGTCCGGGTCGCCATCTCCGAGGCCCAAGGCCTCCTGTGCGCCGAAGAGGTCGTCGCCGAACACGCGCTGCCCGGTTTCGACCAGGCCGCCGTCGACGGCTACGCGGTGCGAAGCGTCGACGTCCGCGCCGCGGGACAGGAGCCGGTGCAGTTGCCGGTGGTCGGTGAGATCGCCGCCGGCTCACGCCAGCCGCGCCGGTTGCAGCCGGGTCAGGCCGTGCGGGTCGACACCGGCGCGCCGCTGCCCACGCTCGCCGACGCCGTCGTCCCGACCGCCTACACCGACGGCCACCAGGCCAAGGTCACCGTGCACAAGTCGGTACCGTCGGCGGGCTACGTCCGCCGGACCGGCGAGGACGTGCAGATCGGTGACGTCGCGGTACGCAAGGGCGACACCATCGGCTCGGCCCAGGTCGGCCTGCTCGCCGCGGTCGGCAGGGCGAAGGTGCTGGTCTACCCGCGGCCCCGGGTTTCGATCGTGTCCGTCGGCGACGAACTGGTCGACATCGACCGCACCCCGTCGGTCGGGCAGGTCTACGACGTCAACTCCTACGCGCTGTCCGCGGCCGCACGGGACGCGGGCGCTGAGGTGAGCCGCGTCGGCATCGTCCCCGGCGACCCGAAACGGCTGCGGGAGGTCGTCGAAGGCCGCCTGCTGATGTCGGAGATCGTCGTCGTCGCGGGCGGCGCCGGCGGAAGCGCGGGTGACGAGGTGCACGCGGCGCTGTCCGACCTCGGCCACATCGACATGACCCGCGTCGCCATGCACCCCGGTTCCGTACAGGGCTTCGGCAGGCTCGGCCCCGATTCGGTGCCGACGTTCCTGATCCCCGGCAACCCGATGAGCGCGCTGGTGGTGTTCGAGGTCCTGGTCCGCCCGCTGATCCGCGCCGCGCGCGGCACCCGCAACCCGCACCGCCGCATCGTCGGCGCGCGGCTGCTCTCCCCGATCACCTCCACCAAGGGCCGCAAGGGTTTCCTGCGCGGCCAGCTGCTGCGTGACGAGGGCAACGGCGAATACCTGGTGCAGCCGCTCGGTACCTCCGGCGCGCATCTGCTCGCGTCACTGGCCGAGGCGAACTGCCTGATCAACATCGACGAAGACCTCACCGAGGTCGCCGCGGGCGAGCAGGTCAAGGTGACCTTTCTCGCCCAGCGGGCGTAA